Genomic window (Elusimicrobiota bacterium):
GATCGCGGCCTTCCATTCGAGAGGGAACTCGCGGCGCACCGGCTCCGCGGCGACGTTGAGCGACGCGAAAAAAAGGCTCTCGAGGACGACCAGCGGCATCAGCGCGGACTTCCAGCGCCCGAGGCGCTTGACGGCCTCGTCGTGGCCCAGCGCGCAGAGGAGGCTGAGGAACGCGCAGGCCGGAAGGGCCAGCCGGACGGAGGCGCGGAACAGGCCGGAGAACGGGAGCGCCGAGTAGACGCGGCCGAGGAGCGGCGCCTCGGGCCCGAACGCGAGAAGGAGCAGGACCCCGGCGGCGGCGAGCGCGGCGCGCCCCTCGCGCCGGAAGCCCGCCCACAGCGCCAAGGCCAGCGCGGCGGCGCCGAGATGAAGGCAGGACTCCCAGTAGAAGCCGGAGCCGGCGTCGCGAAGGCCGCCGGACAAGGCCGACGGCGCCGCGAGCGAGACCAGGTCGCCGAGCTTGAGCGAGAAGCTCGCGGCCTGCTCCGGAGCCAGGCCGCCCCAGCGCGTGGATCCGACGGCCGCGTCGAGGCCGGGGAGCCATTGCGCGGCCGACAGCGCCGCGCCGCCCGCCGCGACGCCGGTCAGGGACAGCGCGTAGGCGGCCCGCCGTTTGCGCGGCGGCAGCCCCGCCGCCGCCCAGAGCCCGGCGCTCAGCGCGCTCAGCCAGGCGGCCTGGGGATTTCCGGCGAGGACGATCATCGCGGCGACGAGGGCCCCGGCGGCGGTCCAGCGCGCGGACGGGGCGCGGCGCAGCTCGTCGACGCAGAGCAGCAGCCCCGGCAGCCAGGCCGCGGAGCACAGATAGGGGAGGTGGCCGGCGTACAGGCGCAGGAACAGAGGCCCGCAGAACATGAACGCCGCGCCGGCGGCGAACGCGCCCGCCGGGGTCGCGCCGCGGCGCCGCGCCCAGGCGTAGGTCAGCGCCCCCGCCAGCCAGACGTGGAGGAGCAGGACCGCCTCGAGCGCGGCCTCGGTCGACAGCGCCAGGTGCAGCCAGTTCGGCGGATAGAGGAGTCCCGGCTCGAACGCGCCGTGGAAGGGATGCCCGCCGAAGGCGTACGGGTTCCACAGCGGGAAGCGCCCCGCCGCGATCTCGCCGAAGCCCCACTGCCGCCACGCCGCGAACTGCGCGGCGACGTCGTTGAAGCGCCCGGTCGCGACGAGGCCGGAGGTCAGGGAATCACGAAGGGCGAAGGCGGCGAGCGATGCGAAGCCGCCGGCGGCCGCCGCGTCGACGCGGACGGCCGGCTTCACTTCTTTTCCGCGTAGCGCTCCCGGAACGCGGCGCGCGCGGACTCGAAGCGGCCCTCCCGGATCGCCTTGCGGATCGCGATCGTGGTCTGCTCCATGAAGTGGAGGTTGTGGTAGGAGAGCAGGCGGTAGGCGGCGAGCTCCTTGCAGCGCAGCAGGTGGCCGAGGTAGGCCTTCGTGTAGCGCGCGCAGACGAAGCAGGAGCATTCCGGGTCGAGCGGCGTGAAGTCGCGGCGGAAGCGGGAGTTGGTCACGTTGAACTTCCCGCCGCTGGCCATCACGTGGCCCGTGCGCGCGACGCGCGTGGGATAGACGCAGTCCATCATGTCGATGCCGCAGGCGATGGAGTCCCACAGGTCCAGCGGCGTGCCCACGCCCATCAGGTAGCGAGGCCGCTCCTCGCGCAGCAGCGCCGTCGTCTCCGTCAGCATGCGCCAGGTCGTCTCCTTGTCCTCGCCGACCATGAAGCCCCCGATCGAGATGCCGTCGGCGGGCGACGCGTTGTGGTGCTCGGCGGAGCGCTTGCGCAGCGACGGGTGGAGGCCGCCCTGGAAGAGGGGGAAGAACAGGCACTTGGAGCCGGCCGCGCGCGCGGCGGCGACGGCGGGCACCGAGCGGTCGTGCCATCGGAGCGTTCGCTCCAATGCTTTAGAGGCCTCGGCCTCCGAGCACGGGTACGGGGGGCACT
Coding sequences:
- the tgt gene encoding tRNA guanosine(34) transglycosylase Tgt; this encodes MTFTIEAKDGLARAGWLDTPHGRVETPVFMPVGTQASVKALDSDDMRRLGASAILANSYHLYLRPGVETVRAAGGLHEFMDYDGFILTGSGGFQVLSLSDLREIDDEGVTFRSHLDGSKHRLTPESVIAVQAGLGSDAWTTLDECPPYPCSEAEASKALERTLRWHDRSVPAVAAARAAGSKCLFFPLFQGGLHPSLRKRSAEHHNASPADGISIGGFMVGEDKETTWRMLTETTALLREERPRYLMGVGTPLDLWDSIACGIDMMDCVYPTRVARTGHVMASGGKFNVTNSRFRRDFTPLDPECSCFVCARYTKAYLGHLLRCKELAAYRLLSYHNLHFMEQTTIAIRKAIREGRFESARAAFRERYAEKK